Within Chloroflexota bacterium, the genomic segment GCACCGGCGAGTTGGCCTACTACCGCGAGGTGTCGGCCGAGGTGCCGGCGGGCGTGCTGGCGATGCTGAAAGTGCCGGACGTGGGGCCGAAGACCGCGCTGCGGCTCTGGAAAGACCTCGGCGTCACCGATCTGGACGGCCTGCGCCGCGCGATTGCCGAGGGCAAGGTGCGGAACCTGAAGGGCATGGGCGAGAAGTCCGAGGCGAAGATCCTGGCCGGGCTGGACGCGCTCTCGCGCAAGACCACGCGTCGCCGCATCTCCGAGGTGGATCCGTTTGCGCAGGCTCTGCTGGCGGCCGTGCAGGACGCCTGCGGCACGGCGATCCGGCAGATCACGTTCGCCGGGTCGCTGCGCCGCCGCCGCTCGACGATCGGCGATCTCGACCTGCTGGCCAGCGCCGATCCGGCGGCGCACGAGCGCATCCTGGCGGCGTTCGTAAAGCTGCCGCATGTGCAGACGATCAACGACCACGGCACGACCAAGGCGTCGATCATTGCGCGCAACGGCATGCAGGTGGACCTGCGCGTGCTGGAGCCGAAGCACTGGGGCTGCGCGCTGGTGTACTTCACCGGCAGCAAAGAGCACAACATCGCCGTGCGCGGCCTGGCACAGGATCGCGGCCTGTCGCTCAACGAGTACCGCTTCGCGAAGGGACGCAAAGAGATATTCTGCGAGAGCGAGGAAGCGGTGTACGAGACGGTCGGCTTGCCGTGGATTCCGCCGGAGCTGCGCGAGGCAGCCGGCGAGATCGAGGCGGCGCGCGAGGGACGCCTGCCGGTGCTGATCGAGCGCGGCGACCTGAAGGGCGACCTGCAGACGCACTCGACCTGGAGCGACGGCGCACTGTCGATCGAGGAGATGGCGCGCGCGGCCAAGGCGCGCGGGCTTAAGTACCTGGCGGTCACCGATCACAGCAGCGGCCTCGGCGTCACGCGCGGCGTGGACGCGGCGCGCATCAAGCGCCAGTGGAAAGAGATCGACGCGGTCAACACCAAGCTGAGCGGTTTCACGGTGCTCAAAGGGCTGGAGCTGGAAATCAAAGCGGACGGTTCACTCGACATGCCGGACGAGATCCTGGCGCAGCTCGACATCTGCCTGGCCTCGACGCACACGGCGCAGAAGCAGCCGAAGGAGAAGATCACCGCGCGTGTGCTCAAAGCGATGCATCACCCGTACGTGGACGCCATCGCCCACCCGAGCGGGCGGCTGATCGGCGAGCGCGAAGCCAGCGCGCTGGACATCGCCGAGGCGATGCGCGCGGCGCAGGAGACCGGCACGCTGCTTGAACTCGACGGCGCGCCCGAACGCATGGACCTCGACGAGACGCACCTGCGCCGCCTGAAGGAACTGGGCCTGAAGACGATTCTCGACAGCGACGCGCACCACCCCGACGCCTTCAACGGGCTCGACTACGGCATCGGCAACGCGCGGCGCGGCTGGCTGGAGGCGGGCGACGTGCTGAACACGCTGCCGTGGAGCCGCGCGCGCAAGCACCTCAAGCGGAACCGCCGGTGAGTCGCGCGCACGTCGAGATGACCGCCTGCTATACCTGTGACCTGTGCGGCGCGGAGGCCGGGCGGATCGAGATGCGGCCCGATGGCGATGCGCGGGTTGCCGTGACCATCACCGGCATCGTGGGCGTCACACAGACGTGGCTGGCCGCCGCCGACGCGCCACAGGTCGCCGTCGCGCTGTACGGCACGGTGCGCGCGCTGTATCATTACAACGACGAGTGGGCGTCGTTCTTCTGCCCGGAGTGCGAGCGCATCTACTGCGCGAAGCACTGGCGCACCGAAGTCATTTTTGAGGATGACCCGTTCCCCGCGTGGTATGACTGCACGTACGGCACCTGCCCGGAAGGGCACCGCCGCATGGTGGACGACTGAGGCGGGTGCCCGCGTATTGGCGTCCCCTGAGAATGCCATGTCGCCGCGGCGACGTGCGTGCGGACAGAAACTGGTGGCCGGATTGCCAACCCGTCATGCCGGCGACGTTGCCCGCTGGCTTCGGGCCAGCGGGCGGTTAACGTTCAGCGGCGTGAGGCCGCTGAACACCGCCGGCATCCAGCGGTGCTGCCCCTGGGCCCCGGCTCCCATGGAAATAGGCAACTCTAGGCGTAGGGCCAGGTCTTTGACCTGGCCAACCGGATGGGTCAAAGACCCGTCCCTACACCGACACGGCCATTTCCATGCGCGAGTGTGCGTCCCTGGCGCATCACCAACTTTCGCCGGGGCGACAACGGGTGACGCCTGGGTGACGAATGCAGCGAAGTTTCTGGACACCCTGTCGAAGGGGCGTGCCAAGTGGCGTATGCGCTTCGACCCCGTCTGCGACTCGCCCCGCGCCGTTGGCGGGGGTGGGCGGTGCGGCAAGCTCAGCGCCCGCTCCGAGGGCGGTCGCTCTGCCTTATCGTCCCTACGGGCGGGGCGGCTTGCGAATCAACCCGCGATAGATGCCCGGCGTAGAGTCCTCAATGAGCGTGGCGCCGACCGCCTTCGCGTAGAACTCCGCCGGGCCGACTGCGCCGATGATGGCATAGCCGTAGCCCTCGGCGCGCATCGCCTGCAGCGCGGCAACCAGCAGCGCGCGCCCCACGCCGCGCCCGCGCTCATCCGGCGCCACGCCGGTCGGCCCGAAGAAGCCTTTCATGGTGGCGTCGTAGCACGCGAAGCCGAGCAATCGCCCATCCTGCACGGCGATGAAGCAGGCGACCGGCGCGCGCGCGAACGCCGTTTCGCACTCGCTGACCCAGTAGTCAGAGAACTGCTCGCGCACCCACAGTGTGACGATCCACTTTTCAGGCGCCAGTGCGCGACGCACGTCCACCGCGAGGGATGCAAGGCGATCCGCGTCAGCGTTGCCGGCGGGCAGATCATACAGCTTGACGAGCATGTCGGGCATGGCGTGTCTCTCCGTGCCTTGTGGTGCGGCTCCGATGTGCATGGTGATGGAGCGACGCGAACATTGATGGACCGATTGTGCCAGCGGCGCGCCCGTTCCGCAAAAATGAACATCCGTGCGGTCGTCCGGGCGCATGCGAAGAACATCCGATCGCAAGGTTATGTAAAGCTGAGTTGCGGTTTCAAGTACCTAGGACAATTATGCGCGCAAAACATGATTTGACGGAAGCACGCAGATGTGATTAAATACCGCCAATCGCGGGAGGAGTACCTGAGTACTCTGTGCTTACACGAAACCTCATTTTCGGCACGTGACACGCATGTCTTTTTCGCCGTCTGCACGCCAAGTCATCCTCAATCCCAGCCGAGTGTCGCTGTATTGTCCCTGCGAGCGTTCCGCGCCGTCGTTCTCGAGTTCGCGCTCATGCCTGTTGAAGGAGAGTCCCGATGCTTCGGTACACTATTGAGCGGTTCCTGTATTTGATTCCGACGTTGCTGGTGATGTCGCTGATCGTCTTCCTGATCATGCACGCGACGCCGGGCAGCCCGCTGGATCCGATGGCGGCCAACGCGAACCCGTTAACGGCGGAGGCCCAGAAGCGTCTGTACGAGGCGTACGGCCTGGACAAGCCGCTGTACGAGCAGTATGGGATCTACATTTGGAAGGTGATTCACCTCGATTTCGGCGTCTCCTACGTGCAGCGCGATCGCGAAGTGTCGGCGATCATCGCCAACACGTTCCCCATTTCGCTGACGCTCGGATTCATCGCGTTCGTCGTCTCCATCGTGTTTGGACTGGCGCTGGGCATTATCGCGGCGATGCGCCAGAACACGTGGATCGACTATTTATCCTCAACGATTGCGATGCTCACGGTCAGCACCCCGAATTTTGTGATTGGCATCACCCTGATCGTGATCTTCTCCATTACTCTGCAGTGGCTGCCGATCGCGATGTCAGTTAGCGGTGATTTCGACTTCTGGAGCCTGGAGTACTGGGCCAAGAACTGGCAGTTCTGGGTGCTGCCGACGACGGTGTTGGCGTTCTTCGAACTGGCGACGATTGCGCGTTACACGCGGGCCAGCATGATCGAGGTCATCCGCTCGGACTTTGTGCGCACGGCGCGCGCCAAGGGCCTGTTGGAGGGCGCGGTAGTGATGCGGCACGTCCTGAAGAACGCGCTGATCCCAGTCGCGACGATCCTGGGCCCGCTATTTGCGGCTATCGGTACCGGCACGTTCGTGGTTGAGACGTTGTTCAGCATTCCAGGCATGGGCAAGTTCTTCGTAACGAGCATGACCGGGCGCGACTACAACATGATCATGGCGGTGATCCTGATCTACGGCGCGTTTCTTGCCGTCATGAATATCCTCGTCGACCTGGTGTACGGGTTCCTCGACCCGCGCATTCGCTACAACTAACCCGGCATGCGTCTTTGCGGCACAACCAAGAGGATGGAATGAGCGTACAGACCAAATCGAAGTCGCAGAACCCGCAGGTCATCATCGATGAGGAGCTCGGCGAAATCCTGGCCGTGCGGCCGACCAGCCTGTGGCGGGATGCCTATTTCCGGCTGGTCCGCAACAAGCTGGCGATCCTGGGCATGCTGTTTGTGATTCTGATGATCGTGTTTGCCATCGTGGCCGACGCCTACCCCAAAGCGTATGATAAGCAGGCGCTGACTTATGCCTCCGTGCCGCCCGGCGAAGCCGGTTTCGTGATGGGCGCCGATTACCTCGGGCGCGATATGCTGAGCCGCCTACTGAAAGGGGCGCAGGTGTCGTTGATGGTCGGTCTCGGCGCGCAGGTCATTGTGCTCCTGATCGGCATCCCGGTCGGCATGTTCGCCGGCTACTACGGCGGGCGCACCGACATGCTCCTGATGCGCGTCGTCGACATCATGTACGCGTTTCCGCAGTTGCTGTTTGTGATTCTGCTCACGTCGATGATGGGCGCGGACCTGCGGAACATCTTCATCGCCATCGGCTTAACCGGGTGGGTGGGCCTGGCGCGGCAGGTGCGCGCCCAGGTGCTGTCGCTGCGCGAGCGCGAGTACGTCAAGGCGGCGCGCGTGGCCGGCGCCAGCGGCCCGTACATCATCGTGCGCCACCTGATTCCGAACACGATGACGATCATCATCGTCGCGCTGACGTTCGGCATCCCGCTGGCGATCTTCACGGAATCCACGCTCTCGTACCTCGGCCTCGGCATCAAGCCGCCGCTGCCGTCGTGGGGGCAGATGGTCGGCGAATACCAGCAGTATATCCGCACCGACCTGCACATGGTGCTGTCGCCGGCGCTGGCGCTCGGCCTGACCATGCTCGGCTTTACCTTCTTTGGCGATGGCCTGCGCGACGCGCTCGACCCGCGCATGAACCGCTAGGCGCGGCAAACTCCCCGCCAGGCCCGGACGACTATGACACAACAAAACACAAAACCGATCCTCGAGGTCGACAATCTGCGCACCCACTTCTTCACCCGCAATGGCGTGGTGAAGGCGGTGGACGGCATCTCGTTCAAGATGCACGAAGGCGAAACGCTGGGCATCGTGGGCGAGAGCGGCTGCGGCAAGTCGATCACCGCGCTGTCGCTCATGAAGCTGATCCCGCATCCCGGCAAGGTGGTGACCGGCAACATCCACTTGCAGACCGACTCCGGCATGGTCGATGTGACGCAGATCTCCGACCGCCAGATGGCGGATATCCGCGGTAACAAGATCGCCATGATCTTTCAGGAACCGATGACGTCGCTCAACCCGGTGCTGACCATCGGCTACCAGTTGACCGAACCGCTCAAGCTGCACCTAGACATGAACGACGAACAGGCGCGCAAACAGGCCGTTGACCTGTTGAAGCGCGTCGGCATCCCGGCGGCGTCGGATCGGCTGGGCGATTACCCGCACCAGTTCTCGGGCGGTATGCGCCAGCGCGTGATGGTCGCCATGGCGATTGCCTGCACGCCGCTGCTGCTGCTCGCCGACGAGCCGACGACCGCGCTCGACGTGACGATCCAGGCGCAGATCCTCGACCTGATTCGCAAGATGAACACCGATCTGGGCGTGGGCGTCGTGCTGATCACGCACGACCTCGGCGTCGTGGCCGACCTGTGCCAGCGCGTGATTGTCATGTACGCCGGCCAGATCATCGAAGAAGCGCCGATCGACGACATCTTCAACCGCCCGGCGCATCACTACACGATCGGCCTGCTGCGCTCGGTGCCGAAACTCGGCGTCAACGTCAAGGAACGACTCATCCCCATGAAAGGCCTGCCGCCCGACCTGCTGAACCCGCCGGCCGGCTGCCGCTTCTACGCGCGCTGTCCGGCGCGCCAGGAGAAGTGCAAAGAGCAGCCGCCGCTGACGCGCGTCAGCGCGCAGCATCAGGTAGCCTGCTGGTTCCCGCAGGAGCGACCCGCATGACGACCAACACCAGCGATCCGACCAAGGTACTGCTGTCCGTGCGCGGTCTGAAGAAGTATTTCAAGATCGGCGGCGGCATGATTTTCGACCGCCAGGGACGCACCCTGAAGGCGGTCGACGACGTCACGTTTGACGTATTTGAAGGCGAGACGTTCGGCCTGGTGGGCGAGTCGGGCTGCGGCAAGACCACGCTCGGACAGTCGATCGTCCGCCTGTACGAGCCGACCGACGGGCAAATCATCCTGAACGGCCAGGACATCGCCAAGCTGGGCGATGAGGCGCTGCGGCCGCTGCGGCGCAATATGCAGATGATCTTCCAGGACCCGGCGTCGAGCCTCGACCCGCGCATGACGGTCGGCGATATCATCGGCGAGCCGCTCGACGTGTTCCGGGTCGGCACGAAGTCCGAGCAGAAACAGCGCGTGCAGGACCTGCTCAAGGTCGTCGGCCTGAACCCGTTCTTCGTCAACCGCTACCCGCACGAGTTCAGCGGCGGCCAGCGCCAGCGCATCGGCATTGCGCGCGCCCTGGCGCTGAACCCGCGCCTGATCATCTGCGACGAGGCCGTCTCGGCGCTCGACGTGTCGGTGCAGGCGCAGGTGCTGAACCTGCTCAGGGACCTGCAGGCGCAGTTCGGGTTGACCTATATCTTCGTCGCGCACAACCTGGCGGTGGTGGCGCACATCAGCGACCGGATCGGCGTCATGTACCTGGGGCGCCTGGTCGAGATGGGCACGACGTCCGAGATTTACGACACGCCCAAGCACCCATACACGCAGGCGCTACTGACGGCGATTCCGGTGCCGACGGTCGGCGCCAAGAAGCGTCAGCGCATCATACTGCAGGGCGACGTGCCAAGCCCGCTCAACCCGCCCAGCGGCTGCCCGTTCCACCCGCGCTGCCCGATCGCCAACCTGCCGCGCTGCGCGACGGAGATCCCGGTCTTCGAGGAAAAGTCAAAAGGGCACTGGGCGGCCTGTCACTACACGAACTAGAACTCATCGCGGGATCGGCGCCACCGGTCTCGAGGACTAAAGCCGGACGAGAATGCTGAAGGAGGTGATGTAAGTTCGCGATTGCGATCGCATTGACTTTGTACAGGCACGGTGTTCCAAACAGAAGCACACACTGACTCTCAACCCTGGAGGAGAGAATGTCCGAAAAGAACTGGGCAAATGACCTGGATCAGGTCAGGCAATTTGAAGAACGCGCCTTGAGCGCGGGCATGAACCGCCGCACGTTCCTGAAGATCCTGGCGGCGGCCGGTGCGAGCAGCGCCATCCTCGCTGCTTGCGGCGGCCCGACGACCGCGCCGACCATGGCGCCGGTGGCGCCGACCGCGGCCGGCCCCGCGGCCACGACCGCTCCCGCGGTGGCGACCGCAACCAGCGCGCCGAAGCCGACGACGGCCGCGACGACCGCCGCCGTGCAGCCGCCCGCCGGCGGGAAGGTGCCGGATGCGGAGCAGGTCTTCCGCGACGGCTCCTACATGCCGGCCGAGCCGGCCAGCATGGACTTCAACGGCAACCTGTACTGCGCCGGTTTGACCGAGATCTGGGCCGGCCTGCTGAACTTCAACTTCGACTACAAGCCGCAGCCGTACCTCGCCACGTTCACCCAGAAGGACAACGTGTTCACGTTCACGATGAAGGACGGTGTGAAGTGGACCAACGGCGACCCGGTGACCGCCAAGGACTTCGAGTGGTCATGGATTCGCATGCTGCATCCGGGCACCAAGGCGCCGTACTCGTCGCTGCTGTACGATGTCAAGGGCGCCGAAGCGTTCAACAACCGCAAAGACCTGAAGGGCACGCAGGCCGAGATCGAAGCGGCGAACAAGGAAGTCGGCATCGTGGCGACCGACGCCAAGACGCTGGTCGTCACGTTGAACGGCCCCTACGGCTACTTCCCGACGATCGTCGCCTACATCGCCGCGCTGCCGAACCACCGCGCGACGCTGGAGAAGACGGGCGAAGTGTTTGGCGACGCGGTGAAGGCGTCCGAGCCGGCCGTCATCACGACCAACGGCCCCTTCAAGCTGACCAAATGGACGCACGAGAAGGTGATTGAGATGGAGCGCTGGGACGGCTGGACGGCCGGACCCAAGCCGACGATCCGCAAGGTCATCTACCCGGTCATCGCCGACACGCAGGAACTGGCGTCGTACGAGAAGAACGAAGTCGACCGCGCCAATGTCCAGCCGGCGGAGATCAAGCGCGTGAAGGCCGACGCGAAGCTGAGCAAGGAACTGATCACCTATTCGGGCACCGGCGTGTTCTACCTCGTGCCGAACCCGAACATGAAGCCGTTCGACGTCAAGGGCGTCCGCCGCGCGATCAACCACGCGATCGACCGCGCCGCGATCGTCAAGAGCGTCCTGCAGGACGTCGGCAAGATTTCGTACACCTTCGACGGGCCCGACCTGCCGCACTACGTCGATCCGGCGAAGTATCCGAAAATTGTCGAACTGTGCAAGTTCGATCCGAAGCTGGCGATGGACGAACTGAAGGGCACGCCGTACGAAGGCGGCAAGAACTGGCCGGCGATTAAGCTGTCGTATCGCACGGGCGAAGAGCGCATCGGCTCGACACAGGCGGTGCAGGCGATCCAGGCGATGTTGAAGGACAACCTCAACATGAGCGTGGAGCTCGACCCGGCCGAGCAGAAGGTGTTCCGCCCGAACATGTGGGACCACAAGCAGCAGTTCACGTGGATACGCTGGTACTCAGACTACCCGGACTCGAACAACAACCTGTATCAGGTTTGGTACTCGGGCTCGGGCGCGTCGGGTCACCGCCACGACTTCGCGAACCCGGCGTTCGATAAGCTCGTGACCGACGCGAAGGTCGGCACCCTGGATGAGCGCACCGCGAAGTACGCGCAGGCGGAACTGGTCGGTCTCGAAGACGGCTACGCGACGTATGTGTATTACCTGTACTCGTCGCGCACGTACAAACCGTGGGTCGGCGGCGTTCCGAAGAACTCCCGCGGCGAAATCGTGCAGGATGTGAATATCTTCTTCGCCATGCCTGAGACGCTGTTCATTCAGGAAGCGGAAGGCCGGCCGAAGCTGTCCTAGTTTCAAAAACATCGTCGCCGGGTGCTGTTTGACCTGGTTACAACCTGAACGACACACGCGGGGCCGTAAGGCCCCGCGTGTGTTTTTTTGCGCAGTGTGACAACGCATCTGAAAAGGCATGCATGTGGAGCGTCCCGCGCCATTCGACGGCGCTTGGTGGCGCTAAGGATGCGCTCCGATTGGCGTCAAGTAATCATGGAATAGCCCTACTCACCAAATAGCCGCTTTTGCCCGCTCGGAGTATAATCGTTGCAATTCCCCGAACCTGGCTGATGGATCCCTCAAGGAGAGTTCACATGGACCAAACTGCGGACGTCGTCGTGATTGGCGGCGGCATGCTCGGATGTTCTACAGCCGTGCAGTTGGCACTGAAGGGCGCAAAGCGTATTGTGCTGCTGGAGAAGGGCGCACAGGTCGCCGTCGGCGCGAGCGGCGCGAGCGGCGGGCTGGTGCGCATGCACTATACCGTCCCGGCGGCCGTAAGCCTCGCCTGGCGCAGCCTGCACCTGTGGCAGACCTGGAACGACTGGGTCGGCGCGCCGTCGCCGTTCGTCAACAGCGGCTTCGTGATGATTGTCGGCCACGGCGATGGCGACGTCCTGCGCGCCAACGTGCGTATGATGCAGGGACTGGGCGTGGATACAGAGGTCATCTCGGTTGACGACTTGCGTGCGCTGATACCGGGCATCTACACCGATGACATTGGCGGCGTATCGTACGAACCGCAAAGTGGCTATGCCTATCCGGTGGACGCGACGCAGGGGTTGGCCAATCGCGCGCGCGCGCTCGGTGTCGAGATCAAGTTTAACACAGCGGCAACGCGCATCCGCACACAGTCGGGGCGCGTGAGCGGCGTCGAGACGAGCGCCGGCGTCATCACCACGCCCTCGGTTGTACTGGCCGCCGGCGCGTGGGCCGGCAGACTGGCGCAGACGGCCGGCGTCACGCTCCCGCTGACGCCGAGGCGCGGCATGGCGGCTAACAGCGGCTGGCCCTCGGGCATGGGACGCCATCCGGTCATTATTGACCGTGCGTTGGGGATGTACACGCGCAACGATCGCAATCAGCGCAACCTGTTCGGCATCGAGCCGGCGTTGCCGGTTGAGCCTGATGCGCCCGACGCGTTCGAATTGGAAGCTGGCAGAATGGAGCCCGCGCTCGCCGTCATCAAGCGGCGACTACCGCGCATGGCGCTCTCCAGCGACCCCACCGGGTGGGCCGCGCCGGAAGCTTACACTCCGGACGGGCAGGTCCTCCTCGGGTTGGCACCTGGCGTGAGCGGCCTCTACCTCGCGACGGGTGGCAGCCTGACTAGCTTCAAGACCGCGCCGGCCATTGGCGAAGCGGTGGCGGAGCTGCTGCTCGAAGGGCAAAGCAAGCACGTGGATAGCACGCTGTTCCGCGCGACCCGCTTTGCGGAAGGCAAACTGCTGACTGGAGAGCACGAATACGCGTCGACCATGGCCGGGGACGAAGGAAAGCAGTCGCCCGGCTAACATCCTTGGCATCAATCGCTCTCAGACCTGTCTGGTCGAACCGATCGGTCGGGCTGGACGCACAATTTGGCGCGCACGTCTCATGGTCCAATGATGAGTACACCATGTGAAGGAGGTGATACAGAGCAAAGACTACAAGCCCCTTCCAGCAGGTGAGTTGGCCGATACGCAGTTCGAATGCAGCGCTTTAGGAGGAGAGAATGCCAAACAACGATTGGGTCAACGACCCAGAGCAAGTCAAGTTGTTCCAGGCCCGTGCCGAGTCCGGCGGTATGAACCGCCGCACGTTCCTGAAGATCCTGGCGGCCGCCGGTGCGAGCAGCGCTATCCTGGCGGCTTGCGGCGGCCCGACGACCGCGCCGACCATGGCGCCGGTGGCGCCGACCACGGCGGGCACGGCCCCGACCGCAGCGCCTGCGGTAGCCACGCCGACCAAGCCCGCCGCGGTTGCGACCACCGCCGCCGTGCAGCCGCCCGCCGGCGGGAAGGTGCCGGATGCGGAGCAGGTCTTCCGCGACGGCTCCTACATGCCGGCCGAGCCGGCCAGCATGGACTTCAACGGTAACCTGTACTGCGCTGGCTGCACGGAGATCTGGGCCGGCCTGCTGAACTTCGACTTCGACTACAAGCCGCAGCCGTACCTCGCCACGTACGTCCAGAAGGACAACGTCTTTACCTTCACGATGAAGGACGGCGTGAAGTGGACGAATGGCGACCCGGTGACGGCGAAAGATTTCGCTTGGTCGTGGGTCCGCATGCTGCACCCGGGCACCAAAGCGCCGTACTCGTCGCTGCTGTATGATGTCAAGGGCGCCGAGGCGTTCAACAACCGCAAGGATCTGAAGAGCACCAACGAGGAGATCGACAACGCGGACGTCGGCATCAAGGCTGTGGATGACAAGACGCTGGTCGTCACGCTGAACGGCCCCTACGGCTACTTCCCGACGATTGTCGCCTACATCGCCGCGCTGCCGAACCATCGCAAGACGGTTGAGAAGACGGGTGAAGTATTTGGCGATGCGGTGAAGGCGTCCGAGCCGGCCGTCATCACGAGCAACGGCCCGTTCAAGCTGACGCAGTGGGTGCACGAGAAGACGTTGACGATGGAGCGCTGGGACGGCTGGACGGCCGGACCCAAGCCGGCGATCCGCAAGGTCATCTACCCGGTCATCGCCGACGTGCAGGAA encodes:
- a CDS encoding twin-arginine translocation signal domain-containing protein gives rise to the protein MPNNDWVNDPEQVKLFQARAESGGMNRRTFLKILAAAGASSAILAACGGPTTAPTMAPVAPTTAGTAPTAAPAVATPTKPAAVATTAAVQPPAGGKVPDAEQVFRDGSYMPAEPASMDFNGNLYCAGCTEIWAGLLNFDFDYKPQPYLATYVQKDNVFTFTMKDGVKWTNGDPVTAKDFAWSWVRMLHPGTKAPYSSLLYDVKGAEAFNNRKDLKSTNEEIDNADVGIKAVDDKTLVVTLNGPYGYFPTIVAYIAALPNHRKTVEKTGEVFGDAVKASEPAVITSNGPFKLTQWVHEKTLTMERWDGWTAGPKPAIRKVIYPVIADVQELASYEKNEVDRANVQPAEIKRVRADAKLSKELITFSGSGAFYLTGSPLMKPFDNRGVRRALNHAIDRAAIVKNVLQDVGKVAYSFDPPDFPHYLDPAKYPKIVELTKFDPKLAMDELKGTPYEGGKNWPPIKLSYRTGEERIGSTQAVQAIQAMLKDNLNMSVELDPAEQKVFRPNMWDHKQQFTWVRWYSDYPDSNNNLYQNWYSGSGASGHRHDFNNKDFDKFVTEAKVGTLAERTAKYAQAEILGLEEGYATYVYYLYSARTYKPWVGGIPKNSRGEIVQDVNIFFAMPETIYIQEAEGRPKLS